The sequence below is a genomic window from Zygosaccharomyces rouxii strain CBS732 chromosome D complete sequence.
aagaaatttcaggTATCGTACGTGGAACTGGTTCATCAAGGTAGTTGTCAAGCAAGTTGCTTCCAACAGGTGGAGGAAACCGGTTCTACTTATGGTTCCGTAGGTGCTTCTGCTGGTTCTAAGGAGTTATTTCAGAGATTAACTCATGATATGGTGCTGCCTAAAGTGGTACCAATTCAAGGTAATAAAGTGACAAAGCTTTCACTACATTTAATCGATGGCTATGAATGCTACTATACCACGGCCCCCACTGAAGATGGTGTTGGATTTGACGTACTGGTAAGTTTTACAAGGGCACACGTCCCTAAAATTCTGCCCATTAGGCTTCTTAGCGAGCTAAAAGATCCACCATTGCCTCACACTGATAGTCAATTAAACCAAAGAATATGTAATGTGCTCGACAGATTCCACGGCGAACTGTTATCGTACAGGGATAGCGGTGAACATGGTGACGGTACTGAAGCTGATTTGCAGGATATTTTCCAGGTTATGAACGACAACATCGACAAATTTCTACAGCGTCAAGAGAGATTATCACTGCTTGTGGACAAAACATCACAATTGAACAACAATAGCCTTACTTTCAAGAGGAAAGCCAACCGTATAAGGCAACGTATGTGGTGGCATCGTGCTAAAGGTATCACTTTACTGATATTTTCTATCATCTTGTGCATTGGTGCATTTATCATGTTTTTATACGTACGATAGTTTAAAAGGGGTTTTTTTTGGTTCTTAACTCTGTGTGTATGTAGCATTATGAATGGTCTATCTTCCTGGTTTTATTAGATTCATCTTGAGCTTCCTGAGCTTCTTGAACCTCTTGAGGTTCCTCCTGAGGTTCCTCTTGATGCTGTTCCTGCGGCGATTCCACCTTACTTTCCACTGGTTTCCTACTTCTATTTATCTTTCTCAATTCCAATGCTCTTTGATAATCTACCATCTTTGTAGATAGTATTGTTTTAAACCCGCCAAATCCGATTTGATCCAATCCATCTAGTACATCATTAATATTACAACTCTTACGGTCTTGACTTCTGGAGTTCTCTCTGGCAAACATCAATAGATGGTTGACGAAGACCGTGGCACTTCTTTGAAGTGCTAATATAGCATCCTTGTTGATCATTAATCTTTTGTCACCATGATTAACATCTTTCGCTAAATTGGTAATTACACTCTTTAAAAACAAGAGGTCTTGGATGGTAATATTCTCCTGCTCCTTGATGTAAGATGTTGTTGGGTAATTGCCCTGGGCATCTTTTCTCCAACCTTTTGGGGGCATTTCTTAAGATAGCTTCCTACTTTTATTACCAGTGGTTACAATagtgttgaaatttttcacttgatAATCAAGTTAATGCTTTAACTAAATCTAAACCTCGATGAGCccattgaaaagaatcagaataataaaaatgattcAAGTCTGGCAACAActgaagaataaaattataGGCTCTAATCCTAATGCTTTcaatttagaagattttaaCGTGGTCAAAGAAGGTAAGGCA
It includes:
- the NYV1 gene encoding Nyv1p (similar to uniprot|Q12255 Saccharomyces cerevisiae YLR093C NYV1 v-SNARE component of the vacuolar SNARE complex involved in vesicle fusion inhibits ATP-dependent Ca(2) transport activity of Pmc1p in the vacuolar membrane), which produces MEMKKFQVSYVELVHQGSCQASCFQQVEETGSTYGSVGASAGSKELFQRLTHDMVLPKVVPIQGNKVTKLSLHLIDGYECYYTTAPTEDGVGFDVLVSFTRAHVPKILPIRLLSELKDPPLPHTDSQLNQRICNVLDRFHGELLSYRDSGEHGDGTEADLQDIFQVMNDNIDKFLQRQERLSLLVDKTSQLNNNSLTFKRKANRIRQRMWWHRAKGITLLIFSIILCIGAFIMFLYVR
- the DPB4 gene encoding DNA polymerase epsilon noncatalytic subunit (some similarities with uniprot|Q04603 Saccharomyces cerevisiae YDR121W DPB4 Shared subunit of DNA polymerase epsilon and of ISW2/yCHRAC chromatin accessibility complex involved in both chromosomal DNA replication and in inheritance of telomeric silencing), translating into MPPKGWRKDAQGNYPTTSYIKEQENITIQDLLFLKSVITNLAKDVNHGDKRLMINKDAILALQRSATVFVNHLLMFARENSRSQDRKSCNINDVLDGLDQIGFGGFKTILSTKMVDYQRALELRKINRSRKPVESKVESPQEQHQEEPQEEPQEVQEAQEAQDESNKTRKIDHS